One region of Longimicrobium sp. genomic DNA includes:
- a CDS encoding TonB-dependent receptor: MIKRCSQTAAALLCAMLLAFGWAGGAQAQGVTTSAVSGRVTNAAGAPVAGARVLVTSGSTGAQSRVVTREDGRYLVSGLQPGSGYRVEVSGLGLAPQTRTGVTLTLSQTLRLDFTLAAQAIAIEGITARAERSGATFSRTRTGPATTVRDSALQRLPTISRDLSDFTRLVPQIATSGGGSNAAGRNSRFNNIQIDGAVNNDLFGLSTSGTPGGAAGTRPITMEAIQELQVVLAPFDVRQGGFTGAGINAVTKSGTNRFTGTASFFTRDQELVGRYRFRQGDSIALSPEFSNFNETNFGASLGGPIVRNKVHFFMAGERTDRESPTGFVAGQQSSISDPLANRISDILTTQYGYNPGTVGEVKLGRESTNIFGRLDFNLSPNQRLTIRNNYVDAFDDNLTRRNDLYQLGNTMYAFDSRTNSTVGQLNSTFGSNLSNELRVNRTTIRERRDPGTTQLPFVRVGAGGTNFVVAGPENSSVANALNQDLLEITNDLTLSAGAHRITLGTHNEFFQFSNLFAQNIYGNYRFADTTALKNGTPNQYSYTFLNPNNPNARERAEFSVRQLSGYLQDQWEARDNLTITAGLRLDRTSFPDKPAQNDSVVKYYQRSTGRVGGEEMQFSPRLGFNWDVAGDQVTQVRGGVGLFSGRTPYVWVSNAFGNTGLDYVRFTCNSPSVPAFVTDPTKQPTACTGTTSFTPNEINTLAPNFELPQVFRASFGVDRRLPRDFVVTFEGLFNQSLSDPVYRNLAIRTDSLTGPLATGGYVEGRPRYSRRYPNGSFPATSGLARLGEVYEVFNTDENYTYSLTGQLQKNFARTLDVRLAYTFTESQDVNALRSSTASSNFVFNLIDGNPNDPKLRPSDWLVKHRILASGTYSANFIRRAPTEISFIYEGESGRPYSYRYDGDVNNDNAISNDLIYVPRSIGEVRFQAATATQPITPEQSWANLNAFINSVECLRESRGKVLQRNACNQPWSNRFDVRLAQTVPSLANQRVQLTLDVLNFGNLLNRNWGFNESVSNQSDPLLRVTNNTPNAAGRVELAPFGAGRQVFQPSNLGSRYQIQLGARYLF; this comes from the coding sequence ATGATTAAACGCTGTTCGCAGACGGCAGCCGCGCTCCTCTGCGCGATGCTGCTGGCGTTCGGCTGGGCGGGCGGCGCGCAGGCACAGGGCGTCACCACGTCCGCCGTGTCGGGCCGCGTCACCAATGCGGCGGGCGCACCGGTCGCCGGCGCGCGCGTGCTGGTGACCAGCGGGTCCACCGGCGCCCAGAGCCGCGTGGTCACGCGCGAAGACGGGCGCTACCTGGTCTCCGGCCTCCAGCCGGGAAGCGGCTACCGCGTGGAGGTGAGCGGCCTTGGCCTGGCGCCGCAGACGCGCACCGGGGTGACGCTGACGCTCAGCCAGACGCTGCGCCTCGACTTTACCCTCGCCGCGCAGGCGATCGCCATCGAAGGGATCACCGCGCGCGCCGAGCGCTCGGGCGCCACCTTCTCCCGCACGCGCACGGGGCCGGCCACCACGGTGCGGGACAGCGCCCTCCAGCGCCTCCCCACCATCAGCCGCGACCTCTCCGACTTCACGCGCCTGGTGCCGCAGATCGCCACCTCGGGCGGCGGCTCCAACGCGGCGGGGCGCAACTCGCGCTTCAACAACATCCAGATCGACGGCGCCGTCAACAACGACCTGTTCGGCCTCTCCACCAGCGGCACGCCGGGCGGCGCGGCGGGGACGCGCCCCATCACCATGGAGGCGATCCAGGAGCTCCAGGTGGTGCTCGCGCCGTTCGACGTGCGGCAGGGCGGCTTCACGGGCGCGGGGATCAACGCGGTCACCAAGAGCGGCACAAACCGCTTCACGGGGACCGCGTCGTTCTTCACCCGCGACCAGGAGCTCGTGGGGCGCTACCGCTTCCGCCAGGGCGACTCGATCGCGCTGTCGCCGGAGTTCAGCAACTTCAACGAGACCAACTTCGGCGCCTCGCTGGGCGGCCCCATCGTCCGCAACAAGGTGCACTTCTTCATGGCGGGCGAGCGCACGGACCGCGAGTCGCCCACGGGCTTCGTGGCCGGGCAGCAGTCGTCCATCAGCGACCCGCTGGCCAACCGGATCTCGGACATCCTGACCACGCAGTACGGCTACAACCCGGGGACGGTGGGCGAGGTGAAGCTGGGCCGCGAGAGCACCAACATCTTCGGCCGCCTGGACTTCAACCTGTCGCCGAACCAGCGTCTTACCATCCGCAACAACTACGTGGATGCGTTCGACGACAACCTGACGCGGCGCAACGACCTGTACCAGCTGGGGAACACGATGTACGCGTTCGACAGCAGGACGAACTCGACGGTCGGCCAGCTGAACAGCACCTTCGGCTCGAACTTGTCCAACGAGCTCCGGGTCAACCGCACCACCATCCGTGAGCGCCGCGACCCCGGCACCACCCAGCTTCCCTTCGTGCGCGTGGGCGCGGGCGGCACCAACTTCGTGGTGGCGGGTCCGGAGAACAGCTCGGTGGCGAACGCGCTGAACCAGGACCTCCTCGAGATCACGAACGACCTGACGCTCTCGGCGGGGGCCCACCGCATCACGCTGGGCACGCACAACGAGTTCTTCCAGTTCAGCAACCTGTTCGCGCAGAACATCTACGGGAACTACCGCTTCGCGGACACCACGGCGCTGAAGAACGGCACCCCGAACCAGTACTCCTACACCTTTTTGAATCCGAACAACCCGAACGCGCGTGAGCGGGCGGAGTTCTCGGTGCGGCAGCTTTCCGGCTACCTGCAGGACCAGTGGGAAGCGCGCGACAACCTGACGATCACGGCCGGGCTCCGCCTGGACCGCACCAGCTTCCCGGACAAGCCGGCGCAGAACGACTCCGTCGTCAAGTACTACCAGCGCAGCACCGGCAGGGTGGGCGGCGAGGAGATGCAGTTCTCCCCGCGCCTCGGCTTCAACTGGGACGTGGCGGGTGACCAGGTGACGCAGGTGCGTGGCGGCGTGGGCCTGTTCAGCGGCCGTACGCCGTACGTGTGGGTTTCGAACGCCTTCGGCAACACGGGGCTGGACTACGTCCGCTTCACGTGCAATTCGCCCAGCGTGCCGGCGTTCGTCACCGACCCGACCAAGCAGCCCACCGCGTGCACCGGCACGACGAGCTTCACGCCCAACGAGATCAACACGCTGGCGCCGAACTTCGAGCTCCCGCAGGTGTTCCGCGCCTCGTTCGGCGTCGACCGCCGCCTCCCGCGGGACTTCGTGGTGACGTTCGAGGGGCTCTTCAACCAGTCGCTCAGCGACCCCGTGTACCGCAACCTGGCGATCCGCACCGACTCGCTGACGGGCCCGCTCGCCACAGGCGGCTACGTGGAGGGTCGCCCGCGCTACTCGCGCCGCTACCCGAACGGCTCTTTCCCCGCGACCAGCGGCCTGGCCCGCCTGGGCGAGGTGTACGAGGTGTTCAACACGGACGAGAACTACACGTACAGCCTTACCGGGCAGCTCCAGAAGAACTTCGCCCGCACGCTGGATGTGCGCCTGGCGTACACCTTCACGGAATCGCAGGACGTAAACGCGCTGCGCTCCAGCACGGCTTCGTCGAACTTCGTGTTCAACCTGATCGACGGCAATCCGAACGACCCGAAGCTGCGCCCATCGGACTGGCTGGTGAAGCACCGCATTCTGGCGAGCGGCACCTACAGCGCCAACTTCATCCGCCGCGCGCCCACCGAGATCTCCTTCATCTACGAAGGGGAGAGCGGCCGGCCGTACTCGTACCGGTACGACGGCGACGTGAACAACGACAACGCGATCAGCAACGACCTGATCTACGTTCCGCGCAGCATCGGTGAGGTTCGCTTCCAGGCCGCGACGGCCACGCAGCCGATCACGCCGGAGCAGTCGTGGGCGAACCTGAACGCGTTCATCAACAGCGTGGAGTGCCTGCGTGAGTCGCGCGGCAAGGTGCTGCAGCGGAACGCCTGCAACCAGCCGTGGAGCAACCGCTTCGACGTTCGCCTGGCGCAGACCGTTCCGTCGCTGGCCAACCAGCGGGTGCAGCTCACGCTGGACGTGCTGAACTTCGGCAACCTGCTCAACCGCAACTGGGGCTTCAACGAGAGCGTGTCCAACCAGAGCGATCCGCTCCTTCGCGTGACCAACAACACGCCGAACGCCGCCGGCCGTGTGGAGCTCGCGCCGTTCGGCGCCGGGCGCCAGGTGTTCCAGCCGAGCAACCTCGGCTCGCGCTACCAGATCCAGCTCGGCGCGCGCTACCTCTTCTAA
- the mutS gene encoding DNA mismatch repair protein MutS → MSSEDTPLMMQWREVKARHPDAFVFFRVGDFYELFNEDAVEGSSLLGLTLTSRNNGGSKAPLAGIPAHSLENYLRKLVGLGRRAAICDQVEDPALAKGLVRREVTEMVTPGAVFSDALLDARRNNYLAAVSGDPAGEGSVALALADLSTGEVTVRAVAWEELADVLGAARPAELLLPRSWELFPGTPPAEATRTFRGDWLFEPGTAREELQRHFRVANLSGFGFEAGDAPLVGAVGALVAYLNEVQPAGFGALRPPRVERPGHAMPLDEMTRRNLELVETLRGGGAEGTLLGVMDEALTPMGGRLLRRWLLAPLLDGERINARLDAVEELFGDDGVRRDARAALAEIRDLERLGVKVGTGRVNPREMLALAASLGRLPPLRAALADCKAALLQEHLDAIEPMDDVRELVALAIDAEAPVSVAEGGVIRAGFNAELDELRSVRDGAVDWIARLQARERERTGIGSLKVGFNRVFGYYLEITRTHADRVPSDYHRKQTLANAERYYTPELKEWEEKVLGAEERIAALETRLFAELRASVARELPRIQRVAERVAAVDVLAGLAEAACRRDFCRPAVDDGFALEIRGGRHPVVETMMPREEFIPNDLSLDTERRVMILTGPNMAGKSTILRQVGLIVLLAQIGSFVPARTARIGIVDRIFTRVGASDNLVRGQSTFMVEMNETAAILHGATARSLVLLDEIGRGTSTWDGLSVATATTEHLHDVTGAKTVFATHYHELTRLAERLSGVVNFSVAVREVGEDIVFLRRLIAGGADRSYGVEVARLAGLPGTVVERAREILRELEAQAEPAPPSNGRVQLPAQLALFEPDPHPAVARLRRVDVNQVTPMQALALLAELAEAARS, encoded by the coding sequence ATGTCGTCGGAAGACACCCCGCTGATGATGCAGTGGCGCGAGGTCAAGGCGCGCCACCCCGATGCGTTCGTGTTTTTTCGCGTCGGCGACTTCTACGAGCTGTTCAACGAGGACGCGGTGGAGGGCTCCAGCCTGCTGGGGCTCACGCTCACCTCGCGGAACAACGGCGGGTCGAAGGCGCCGCTGGCGGGGATCCCCGCGCACTCGCTGGAGAACTACCTGCGCAAGCTGGTGGGGCTCGGCCGGCGCGCGGCCATCTGCGACCAGGTGGAGGACCCGGCGCTCGCCAAGGGGCTCGTGCGCCGCGAGGTCACCGAGATGGTGACGCCCGGCGCCGTCTTCAGCGACGCCCTGCTCGACGCCCGCCGCAACAACTACCTGGCGGCGGTCTCCGGCGACCCGGCGGGGGAGGGAAGCGTCGCGCTGGCGCTGGCGGACCTGTCTACCGGGGAGGTGACGGTGCGGGCGGTGGCGTGGGAGGAGCTTGCGGACGTGCTGGGCGCCGCCCGGCCCGCGGAGCTCCTCCTTCCGCGTTCGTGGGAGCTCTTTCCCGGCACCCCGCCCGCCGAGGCGACGCGCACCTTTCGCGGCGACTGGCTGTTCGAGCCGGGGACGGCGCGGGAGGAGCTCCAGCGCCACTTTCGCGTCGCCAACCTGAGCGGCTTCGGCTTCGAGGCGGGGGACGCGCCGCTCGTGGGCGCGGTGGGGGCGCTGGTGGCGTACCTGAACGAGGTGCAGCCGGCCGGCTTCGGCGCGCTGCGGCCGCCGCGGGTGGAGCGCCCCGGCCATGCCATGCCGCTGGACGAGATGACGCGCCGCAACCTGGAGCTGGTGGAGACGCTGCGCGGCGGTGGCGCCGAGGGGACGCTGCTGGGGGTGATGGACGAGGCGCTCACGCCGATGGGCGGCCGCCTCCTGCGCCGCTGGCTCCTGGCCCCGCTGCTGGACGGCGAGCGCATCAACGCCCGCCTGGACGCCGTCGAGGAGCTGTTCGGCGACGACGGGGTGCGGCGCGACGCCCGCGCGGCGCTGGCCGAGATCCGCGACCTGGAGAGGCTTGGCGTCAAGGTGGGCACGGGGCGCGTGAACCCGCGCGAGATGCTGGCGCTCGCCGCGTCGCTCGGGCGCCTGCCCCCGCTGCGCGCCGCGCTGGCGGACTGCAAGGCAGCCCTGCTTCAGGAGCACCTGGACGCGATCGAGCCGATGGACGACGTGCGCGAGCTGGTGGCGCTCGCCATCGATGCGGAGGCGCCGGTGTCCGTGGCGGAGGGCGGGGTGATCCGCGCCGGCTTCAACGCCGAGCTGGACGAGCTGCGCTCCGTTCGCGACGGCGCCGTGGACTGGATCGCGCGGCTGCAGGCGCGCGAGCGGGAGCGGACGGGGATCGGGTCGCTCAAGGTGGGCTTCAACCGCGTCTTCGGGTACTACCTGGAGATCACGCGCACCCACGCCGATCGCGTCCCTTCCGATTACCACCGCAAGCAGACGCTGGCGAATGCGGAGCGGTACTACACGCCCGAGCTGAAGGAGTGGGAGGAGAAGGTGCTGGGCGCCGAGGAGCGCATCGCGGCACTGGAGACGCGCCTCTTCGCCGAGCTGCGCGCGTCCGTCGCGCGGGAGCTGCCGCGCATCCAGCGGGTGGCGGAGCGGGTCGCCGCCGTGGACGTGCTCGCTGGGCTGGCCGAGGCCGCCTGCCGCCGCGACTTCTGCCGCCCGGCCGTCGACGACGGGTTCGCGCTGGAGATCCGCGGCGGGCGGCATCCCGTGGTGGAGACGATGATGCCGCGCGAGGAGTTCATCCCCAACGACCTGAGCCTGGACACCGAGCGGCGGGTGATGATCCTGACCGGGCCCAACATGGCGGGAAAGAGCACCATCCTGCGCCAGGTGGGCCTCATCGTGCTCCTGGCGCAGATCGGGTCGTTCGTGCCGGCGCGCACGGCCCGCATCGGGATCGTGGACCGCATCTTCACCCGCGTGGGCGCCTCGGACAACCTGGTGCGCGGGCAGAGCACCTTCATGGTGGAGATGAACGAGACGGCGGCGATCCTGCACGGCGCCACCGCCCGCTCGCTCGTGCTGCTGGATGAGATCGGCCGCGGCACTTCCACCTGGGACGGGCTGAGCGTCGCCACCGCGACGACCGAGCACCTGCACGACGTGACCGGCGCCAAGACGGTGTTCGCGACGCACTACCACGAGCTCACCCGGCTGGCGGAGCGGCTCTCCGGCGTCGTCAATTTCTCCGTCGCCGTGCGCGAGGTGGGGGAGGACATCGTCTTCCTGCGCCGCCTGATCGCCGGCGGCGCGGACCGCTCGTACGGCGTGGAGGTGGCGCGGTTGGCCGGCCTGCCTGGCACGGTGGTGGAGCGCGCCAGGGAGATCCTGCGCGAGCTGGAGGCGCAGGCCGAGCCCGCCCCGCCCAGCAACGGACGCGTGCAGCTCCCTGCGCAGCTCGCCCTTTTCGAGCCCGATCCGCACCCCGCCGTCGCGCGGCTGCGCCGGGTGGACGTGAACCAGGTGACACCGATGCAGGCGCTCGCGCTCCTCGCCGAGCTGGCGGAGGCGGCGCGCTCATGA
- the udk gene encoding uridine kinase, whose protein sequence is MKPFLIGIAGGTGSGKTTVARRIYQSLHLDSAVFIDHDAYYRDLAHMTVEERQRMNFDHPDSLDNDLLIGQLERLLAGEAVEKPVYDFTRHTRAAETVRIAPRHVILVDGILLFADARLRDMFDLKIFVDTEADVRFIRRLRRDIETRGRSLDAVIDQYLNTVRPMHFEFVEPTKRYADVILPRGGQNTAGIEVIAARIRERLAEKARAEAGETGG, encoded by the coding sequence ATGAAACCGTTCCTGATCGGGATCGCCGGGGGCACCGGCTCGGGGAAGACCACCGTGGCGCGCCGCATCTACCAGTCGCTGCACCTGGACTCGGCGGTGTTCATCGACCACGACGCCTACTACCGCGACCTGGCCCACATGACGGTGGAGGAGCGGCAGCGGATGAACTTCGACCACCCCGACTCGCTGGACAACGACCTGCTGATCGGGCAGCTGGAGCGGCTGCTGGCGGGCGAGGCGGTGGAGAAGCCGGTCTACGACTTCACCCGCCACACGCGGGCCGCCGAGACGGTGAGGATCGCACCGCGCCACGTGATCCTGGTGGACGGCATCCTCCTCTTCGCCGACGCGCGGCTGCGCGACATGTTCGACCTCAAGATCTTCGTGGACACGGAGGCGGACGTGCGCTTCATCCGCCGCCTGCGCCGCGACATCGAGACGCGCGGGCGCTCGCTGGATGCGGTGATCGACCAGTACCTGAACACCGTGCGCCCCATGCACTTCGAGTTCGTGGAGCCCACCAAGCGCTACGCGGACGTGATCCTTCCGCGCGGGGGGCAGAACACCGCCGGCATCGAGGTGATCGCGGCGCGTATCCGGGAGCGGCTGGCGGAGAAGGCGAGGGCGGAGGCGGGGGAGACCGGCGGTTGA
- a CDS encoding C4-type zinc ribbon domain-containing protein, with product MHPQLEALLEIQDLKTQRRELGETSSRDVQEAVFGLSTDVALTILDEKIAEMEEALAPEVRNRYRRIANKQPRVVVPVIRGTCYGCFVQIPTALASDADRNEEVRSCQSCGRFLYLID from the coding sequence ATGCACCCCCAGTTGGAAGCACTGCTGGAGATCCAGGACCTGAAGACGCAGCGCCGCGAGCTGGGAGAGACCTCGTCGCGCGACGTGCAGGAAGCCGTCTTCGGGCTGAGCACCGACGTAGCGCTCACCATCCTGGACGAAAAGATCGCGGAGATGGAGGAGGCGCTGGCCCCGGAGGTCCGCAACCGCTACCGCCGGATCGCGAACAAACAGCCCCGCGTGGTGGTCCCGGTCATCCGGGGCACCTGCTACGGCTGCTTCGTCCAGATCCCCACCGCCCTCGCCTCCGACGCGGACCGGAACGAGGAAGTACGCTCGTGCCAGAGCTGCGGGCGGTTCCTGTATCTGATCGATTGA
- a CDS encoding pyridoxal-phosphate dependent enzyme has translation MTDFAEQLLARPRHTRPYANIVEAVGWTPLIRLNQVTAGIRTPVYGKAEFMNPGGSVKDRVGPAIIEAAERAGELRPGGTVVEGTSGNTGVGLALAAAIKGYRCIFTIPDKMSQEKVRLLKAFGAEVIVTPTAVAPDHPDNYVMMAKRIAEETPNAILANQFYNQANPEAHYATTAPEIWEQTEGRVTHFVSAAGTGGTLTGVGRFLKERNPEVRVIGGDPVGSILAGYAATGAKPEAAPYKVEGIGQDKIPGTLDMSVVDEWRYVEDRASLGMARRLTREEGLFVGGSAGLICQVALDVAREVDDPDACVVFILCDTGERYLSKIYNDEWMRENRMLEPSRVTARDMVGGKGDNAPAHLIAVAPETPVRQALGFITQHNISQLPVVSEGDCVGHLSEATLMSRVLENTATLDQSVQHLMDAPLPVVDAHVDLPGITRLLNRQNPAVLVRHDGRLTGIITRYDVLRYVTDGR, from the coding sequence ATGACCGATTTCGCCGAGCAGCTCCTCGCCCGCCCGCGCCACACGCGCCCCTACGCCAACATCGTGGAGGCGGTGGGGTGGACTCCGCTGATCCGCCTCAACCAGGTGACGGCGGGGATCCGCACGCCGGTGTACGGCAAGGCGGAGTTCATGAACCCGGGTGGGAGCGTCAAGGACCGCGTGGGGCCCGCCATCATCGAGGCGGCCGAGCGCGCGGGGGAGCTGCGCCCCGGCGGCACCGTGGTGGAGGGGACCAGCGGCAACACCGGCGTGGGGCTGGCGCTGGCGGCGGCCATCAAGGGGTACCGCTGCATCTTCACCATCCCGGACAAGATGAGCCAGGAGAAGGTGCGCCTCCTCAAGGCCTTCGGCGCCGAGGTGATCGTAACGCCCACCGCGGTCGCGCCGGACCATCCGGACAACTACGTGATGATGGCGAAGCGGATCGCGGAGGAGACCCCCAACGCCATCCTCGCCAACCAGTTCTACAACCAGGCCAACCCCGAGGCGCACTACGCCACCACGGCCCCGGAGATCTGGGAGCAGACGGAGGGGCGCGTCACCCACTTCGTCTCCGCGGCCGGCACGGGCGGCACGCTGACGGGCGTCGGGCGCTTCCTCAAGGAGCGCAACCCGGAGGTGCGCGTCATCGGCGGCGACCCGGTGGGCTCCATCCTCGCGGGCTACGCGGCGACGGGTGCCAAGCCGGAGGCGGCGCCGTACAAGGTGGAGGGGATCGGGCAGGACAAGATCCCCGGCACGCTGGACATGAGCGTGGTGGATGAGTGGCGCTACGTGGAGGACCGCGCCTCGCTGGGGATGGCGCGCCGCCTGACGCGCGAGGAGGGGCTCTTCGTGGGCGGATCGGCGGGGCTGATCTGCCAGGTGGCGCTGGACGTGGCGCGCGAGGTTGACGATCCCGACGCCTGCGTCGTCTTCATCCTGTGCGACACCGGCGAGCGCTACCTCTCCAAGATCTACAACGACGAGTGGATGCGGGAGAACCGGATGCTGGAGCCGTCGCGCGTGACGGCGCGCGACATGGTGGGCGGCAAGGGCGACAACGCGCCTGCGCACCTGATCGCCGTGGCGCCGGAGACGCCGGTGCGGCAGGCGCTGGGCTTCATCACGCAGCACAACATCTCGCAGCTCCCCGTGGTCTCCGAAGGCGACTGCGTGGGGCACCTCTCCGAGGCCACGCTGATGTCGCGGGTGCTGGAGAACACCGCCACGCTGGACCAGTCCGTCCAGCACCTGATGGACGCGCCGCTGCCGGTGGTGGACGCGCACGTGGACCTGCCGGGGATCACCCGGCTGCTGAACCGGCAGAACCCGGCGGTGCTCGTGCGCCACGACGGGCGGCTGACGGGGATCATCACCCGCTACGACGTCCTGCGCTACGTAACCGACGGCCGGTGA
- a CDS encoding energy transducer TonB produces the protein MMRLVALVLLLGACDARQEAMTAPRPIEPLRNAAGKEGSPFQYPEELWEAQVNGETMLRLYITAQGTVDSVRVERTSGYEAFDAAALAGSRSLRFEPARRGAEPVGAWFILPVKFDSGAAADSARDPSPKSVVP, from the coding sequence ATGATGCGCCTCGTCGCGCTCGTGCTGCTGCTGGGGGCGTGCGACGCGCGGCAGGAGGCGATGACGGCACCGCGCCCCATCGAGCCGCTCCGGAACGCGGCGGGGAAGGAGGGCTCTCCCTTCCAGTATCCGGAAGAGCTGTGGGAGGCGCAGGTGAACGGTGAGACGATGCTGCGCCTCTACATCACCGCGCAGGGCACCGTGGACAGCGTGCGCGTGGAGCGCACCAGCGGATACGAGGCGTTCGACGCGGCCGCGCTGGCCGGGAGCCGGTCGCTGCGCTTCGAGCCCGCCCGGCGCGGCGCGGAGCCGGTGGGCGCATGGTTCATACTTCCCGTGAAGTTCGATTCGGGTGCCGCCGCCGATTCGGCGCGCGACCCATCCCCCAAGTCCGTGGTCCCATGA